A window of Chryseobacterium aquaeductus genomic DNA:
AGCCTTGTCAAAACAATGATGAGAGCCACTTATTATCTTGCCACAGATAATGAAGGTAATGTTGCATTAACCTCTGCAGGAAGCCTTACCAACTCAATTGATCTTACAGGATCTCCCATTACAGACCCAACTTTCTACTATGCCAAAAGAAACATCGTAACAGATGCGAAACCTCGTAGCTATTACGAAATAGAAGGTCTTCAGGAAGGTCTAAAATACTTTAATGGTTTTGAAAATCTTCCAAACAGCACATTGCCAAATTTACAAGGTGTAATTATTGTTCCTTCAAAAGCAGCTTTTGCCAGAGACGCTAATTTTTACAACCTTCAAAATGCATGTTTCGTATTCAATTTCCAAATTTATCATACAGAAACAAGACCTGAAGGTCAGAAATAAATTATAAAAAATCCGCTTCAAATATTTGAAGCGGATTTTTTTTGCATTTTTTATTAATGTAAATTATCCTCTCACGTTTCCTAAAATATCAGGGAAATATTTATCTGAAAGATGCTCAAATTCATCACCTCGCATAAACATTGAGGCATCAACTTCCTCGTAAGAACTTCTTCCTGCAGCTGCAATCAATTCATTGCACGTGTGTAAAGTATTTTTATGAAAATGATATACTCTTTCTGCTTTATCTGTAACATCAAGACCTTTGATCAACATTTTATCCTGCGTTGCAACACCTGTCGGACAATTGTTATTATTGCATCTCAAAGCCTGAATACAGCCTAAAGAAAACATAAATCCTCTCGCATTATTACACATATCTGCACCCATGGCGACCGCTCGTAAGATATCTAAACTTGTCAGAACTTTTCCGCTGGCAATCACTCTCAGTTTACTTCTTACATTGTAGTTTTTAAGAGTTTTATTTACAAAAATCAATGCCGGCTCCAATGGCATTCCTACTCCGTCAGAAAACTCAGGTGGTGCTGCACCAGTACCTCCTTCTGCTCCATCTACAGTAATAAAATCAGGATAAATTTTCAGCACATTCATCTGAACACATATATCTTCAAATTCTTTTGTATCACCTATACACAGCTTAAAACCAACTGGTTTTCCTCCCGAAAGCTCCCTTAAATGTTGTACAAATTTCAATAAACCGGCTGCATCAGAAAAAGAAGAATGCGAGGGCGGTGAAACAATCGTTAAACCAGGTTGTACATGACGGATTTTTGCAATTTCAGGAGTATTTTTCACACCTGGTAAAACTCCACCATGACCGGGTTTTGCGCCTTGAGATAATTTAATCTCAATCATTTTTACGTTTGCAATTGTGGAATATTTTGTGAATAATTCAGGATTAAATTTTCCTTCATCATCTCTGCAACCGAAATATCCAGTTCCGATTTGCCAGCAAAGATCACCACCTTCCAAATGGTGAGGAGAAATTCCACCTTCTCCTGTATTATGATAGAAATTTCCTTTTTTTGCACCTCTGTTTAAAGAAATCTGAGCTCTGTCACTCAACGCTCCAAAACTCATTGCGGAAATATTAAATAAAGAAGCGTGATAAGGCTGCGAACACTGTTCACCGCCAACCCAGACTCTTGGCAATTCTTCTTTTGGAGATTTTGCGTATATTGAATGCTTG
This region includes:
- a CDS encoding FMN-binding glutamate synthase family protein, yielding MRDTFLSWGLALVVVTWIVALLIKAHYWIPILLTAIYILGVYNTYQTKHAILRNFPVLGYFRYFFEDISPEMQQYFIERETDGKPFPRNQRSAVYRRSKNLSDTVPFGTQLEVNHRKYEGIKHSIYAKSPKEELPRVWVGGEQCSQPYHASLFNISAMSFGALSDRAQISLNRGAKKGNFYHNTGEGGISPHHLEGGDLCWQIGTGYFGCRDDEGKFNPELFTKYSTIANVKMIEIKLSQGAKPGHGGVLPGVKNTPEIAKIRHVQPGLTIVSPPSHSSFSDAAGLLKFVQHLRELSGGKPVGFKLCIGDTKEFEDICVQMNVLKIYPDFITVDGAEGGTGAAPPEFSDGVGMPLEPALIFVNKTLKNYNVRSKLRVIASGKVLTSLDILRAVAMGADMCNNARGFMFSLGCIQALRCNNNNCPTGVATQDKMLIKGLDVTDKAERVYHFHKNTLHTCNELIAAAGRSSYEEVDASMFMRGDEFEHLSDKYFPDILGNVRG